One Triticum dicoccoides isolate Atlit2015 ecotype Zavitan chromosome 5B, WEW_v2.0, whole genome shotgun sequence genomic window carries:
- the LOC119305623 gene encoding uncharacterized protein DDB_G0292642-like, producing MGSRAAPPLAGHDPSPAMASSASATATATVKSDAPFCPIDISSDEDDDVIVLGSSNSREEMQIQQAILLSLDPSRDQAAVPSSSGTAVAGTSEGSIPVRKGRRKLGSELPLFPVDSSRSPSKPETRQVIDLDDDSPPQVIDLDDDDGCSLIFLKDIASGKRKLFEKGECSNSAKGFDCTICMETVPGVERFRISGCRHAFCASCVRQYIAARVEENLLAIGCPEPGCKDGVLHPEECRRVIPTPLFHRWGAALCDMALGELKFYCPFKDCSALLVDDDPGDGDAAAAAAKVECPHCKRMFCAKCKVPWHEGVECAEFQRLGDDERGREDLLLRKVAQQSKWQRCPKCKIYVERVDGCTFIACRCGHCFCYLCGATMARTNHYCAKCKRTW from the exons ATGGGAAGCAGAGCAGCGCCGCCGCTGGCTGGACACGACCCGTCGCCGGCCATGGCGTcctccgcctccgccaccgccaccgccaccgtgaaGTCCGACGCTCCCTTCTGCCCCATCGACATCTCGTCCGATGAGGACGACGACGTGATAGTCCTTGGCTCCTCCAACAGCCGCGAGGAGATGCAGATCCAGCAGGCCATCCTCCTCTCACTCGACCCCTCTCGCGACCAGGCCGCCGTCCCCTCCTCCTCCGGAACCGCCGTCGCCGGGACCTCCGAAGGGTCCATTCCAGTCCGCAAGGGGAGGCGCAAACTAGGATCGGAGCTGCCCCTGTTTCCTGTCGATTCCAGCAGATCTCCGTCGAAACCAGAGACGCGTCAAGTCATCGACTTGGACGACGACAGCCCCCCTCAAGTGATCGATCTAGACGATGATGATGGTTGCAGCTTGATCTTCCTCAAAGACATCGCCAGCGGCAAGAGGAAGCTGTTCGAGAAAGGCGAATGCTCCAACAGCGCCAAGGGCTTCGACTGCACGATCTGCATGGAGACGGTTCCCGGCGTCGAGCGCTTCCGCATCTCCGGGTGCCGGCACGCGTTCTGCGCCAGCTGCGTGAGGCAGTACATCGCCGCGAGGGTCGAGGAGAACCTGCTGGCCATCGGCTGCCCCGAGCCGGGCTGCAAGGACGGCGTGCTGCACCCGGAGGAGTGCCGGCGCGTGATCCCGACGCCGCTGTTCCACAGGTGGGGCGCCGCGCTCTGCGACATGGCGCTAGGCGAGCTCAAGTTCTACTGCCCCTTCAAGGACTGTTCGGCGCTGCTGGTGGACGACGACCCCGGTgacggcgacgcggcggcggcggcggccaaggtgGAGTGCCCCCATTGCAAGCGGATGTTCTGCGCGAAGTGCAAGGTGCCGTGGCACGAGGGGGTGGAGTGCGCCGAGTTCCAGCGGCTCGGGGACGACGAGCGCGGGCGGGAGGACCTGCTGCTGAGGAAGGTCGCGCAGCAGAGCAAGTGGCAGAGGTGCCCCAAGTGCAAGATCTACGTCGAGAGGGTGGACGGCTGCACCTTCATCGCCTGCAG GTGCGGGCACTGCTTCTGCTACCTGTGCGGCGCTACGATGGCGAGGACCAACCATTATTGCGCAAAGTGCAAGCGTACGTGGTGA
- the LOC119305624 gene encoding E3 ubiquitin-protein ligase RNF19B-like: MDDDFAAAEAEQLEEVLRLSAQSTTMACAVCRLMTVSLEASWKPENCDHVICIDCFAKYTTETVATEMPKCPVASCEYHVDPEIHEFMEVDDDGSLIAIKEIDDGKGKEHPYNGLQESGQGSGRGTMMCAVCRLMIVSLEASWKPENCDHIICITCFARYTTESTATEMPKCPITSCDSLLKPDTPQVINTDDDGDAGSSSSTRVVDKGKQPCNAVLQELGQCSSGTTIANDFYCTICMEEVPAIECFPVDGCTHAFCVSCVRQYIAAKVEENVLPIRCPDPGCKDGTLQPEACRDVIPTPLFQRWGAALCDMALEGLKFYCPFNDCSTLLVDDHQDGDAAIRDVECPHCSRMFCAQCKVPWHDGVDCAEFQRLGKDERGREDLLLRKVAQESKWRRCAKCKMYVERVEGCVYIVCRCGHHFCYLCGSAMVKGNHRCSKCKRTW; the protein is encoded by the exons aTGGATGATGATTTTGCTGCAGCCGAAGCTGAGCAGCTTGAAGAGGTCCTCCGACTCTCGGCTCAGTCCACGACGATGGCATGTGCGGTTTGCAGACTGATGACAGTATCACTGGAAGCATCATGGAAACCTGAGAATTGTGATCATGTCATCTGTATTGACTGCTTCGCCAAATACACAACAGAGACAGTGGCCACAGAGATGCCAAAGTGCCCGGTTGCTTCTTGCGAATATCATGTCGATCCAGAGATACATGAATTTATGGAAGTAGACGATGATGGCAGCCTGATCGCAATCAAAGAGATCGATGATGGCAAAGGGAAGGAACATCCCTATAATGGGCTGCAAGAATCCGGCCAAGGTTCCGGCCGCGGCACGATGATGTGTGCAGTTTGCAGGCTGATGATCGTATCGCTGGAAGCGTCGTGGAAACCTGAAAACTGTGATCATATCATCTGCATCACCTGCTTTGCCAGATACACAACCGAGAGTACGGCCACCGAGATGCCCAAGTGTCCGATTACTTCTTGCGATTCTCTGTTGAAGCCAGACACACCACAAGTGATCAATACGGACGATGATGGTGATGCTGGCAGCTCGTCATCGACCAGAGTGGTAGACAAAGGCAAGCAACCGTGCAACGCCGTGCTGCAAGAGCTCGGCCAATGTTCCAGCGGCACGACGATTGCCAACGACTTCTACTGCACCATCTGCATGGAGGAAGTGCCTGCCATAGAATGCTTCCCGGTGGACGGGTGCACGCACGCGTTCTGCGTCAGCTGCGTGAGGCAGTACATTGCGGCGAAGGTGGAAGAGAACGTGCTGCCCATCAGATGCCCCGACCCGGGCTGCAAGGACGGCACGCTCCAGCCGGAGGCGTGCCGGGACGTGATCCCGACGCCGCTGTTCCAGCGGTGGGGCGCCGCGCTCTGCGACATGGCGCTCGAGGGGCTCAAGTTCTACTGCCCCTTCAACGACTGCTCGACGCTGCTGGTCGACGACCACCAGGACGGGGACGCGGCGATAAGGGACGTGGAGTGCCCCCACTGCTCCCGCATGTTCTGCGCCCAGTGCAAGGTGCCGTGGCACGACGGCGTCGACTGCGCCGAGTTCCAGCGGCTCGGCAAGGACGAGCGCGGGCGGGAGGACCTGCTGCTGAGGAAGGTCGCGCAGGAGAGCAAGTGGCGGAGGTGCGCCAAGTGCAAGATGTACGTCGAGAGGGTGGAAGGCTGCGTGTACATTGTCTGCAG GTGCGGCCACCACTTCTGCTACCTGTGCGGCTCCGCGATGGTGAAGGGCAACCATCGTTGCAGCAAGTGCAAGCGTACGTGGTGA
- the LOC119309675 gene encoding transcription factor IIIB 90 kDa subunit-like: MVFCYHCQDDCPYIQDPDNGITCCGMCGKVFDEHIFEVGPTFVKNSSGQSEMAGKIIEGVGSGCSISRERTEAKGRDEIWQIVHGLHVSGGDDIICTAHNFYKLALDNDFTKGRRTSHVAAACLYIACRRGEKPYLLIDFSDHLQISVYVLGGVFLQLCQVLLLGEHPIVQKLVDPSLFIHRFTERLLGKRDNAVSDTALRIVASMKRDWMQTGRKPSGLCGAALYIAALSHGYDYTKADIAAVVHVCEATLSKRLVEFENTDSGSLTIEDFLAKADEETVPKCSAKYGDVLCEHKGAEHFSHGLCEECYYNFTELSGGLEGGADPPAFQRAEKKRHAAAKRAKDSSVVDTTLCELHSSDVEHNIMSPGKNCVGKSSTGCSSQTANDFEAPIDPEVEGENGKADSDPENLSDIDDVEVDGYLHNEEETQNKKIIWEEMNKEYREEQAAKEALAAELAARGISVGEGQPKKRKRKEDKNSTPAETPAEATCNMLKRKGLGSKINVEAVSGLYNTEDEVGKANGKDDIHFDEEYEQDIGYGETFDASYNYGHDADYNYEGYVDEGGGGVYDDYHDTDY; the protein is encoded by the exons ATGGTGTTCTGTTATCACTGTCAGGATGACTGCCCGTATATACAGGAccctgacaacgggatcac ATGTTGTGGAATGTGCGGGAAGGTTTTTGATGAGCACATTTTTGAGGTTGGGCCTACTTTTGTCAAGAACTCCTCGGGACAG AGCGAAATggctggaaaaataattgaaggcgTTGGGAGTGGCTGTTCTATATCCCGTGAAAGAACTGAAGCAAAag GGAGAGATGAGATTTGGCAGATTGTCCATGGTTTGCATGTGAGCGGTGGAGATGATATCATTTGCACTGCTCATAACTTTTATAAA CTAGCTCTTGATAATGACTTTACTAAGGGACGTCGAACAAGTCACGTTGCAGCCGCTTGTCTTTACATTGCCTGCCG GCGAGGTGAAAAACCTTATCTTCTTATTGATTTCTCAGACCATTTGCAAATAAGTGT TTATGTCCTAGGTGGTGTTTTTCTGCAGCTTTGCCAGGTTTTGTTACTCGGAGAACACCCAATTGTTCAAAAGCTTGTAGATCCTAGCCTTTTCATCCATCGTTTTACTGAAC GTTTACTGGGAAAAAGGGACAATGCTGTCTCGGACACAGCTTTACGCATTGTAGCTAGCATGAAGCGAGACTGGATGCAG ACTGGGAGGAAGCCAAGTGGTTTATGTGGTGCAGCATTATATATCGCGGCACTTTCTCACGGATATGATTACACCAAGGCAGATATT GCTGCTGTTGTGCATGTCTGTGAGGCAACGCTATCTAAGCGCTTAGTAGAGTTTGAAAATACAGATTCTGGTAGCTTAACG ATTGAAGATTTTTTGGCAAAGGCTGATGAAGAGACGGTTCCAAAATGTTCAGCCAAGTATGGAGACGTCCTTTGTGAGCACAAGGGTGCTGAGCATTTTTCTCATGGACTTTGCGAGGAATGCTACTACAAT TTCACTGAGCTGTCAGGTGGACTGGAGGGTGGTGCTGACCCTCCAGCTTTTCAGCGAGCTGAAAAAAAAAGACATGCTGCTGCTAAAAGAGCTAAGGATTCTTCTGTAGTCGACACAACATTATGTGAGTTACATAGTTCTGAtgttgagcataacatcatgagccCTGGGAAG AACTGTGTAGGCAAATCTTCGACAGGTTGTTCCAGTCAAACTGCAAATGATTTTGAAGCTCCCATCGATCCTGAAGTGGAAG GTGAAAATGGTAAAGCTGATTCTGATCCTGAAAATCTttctgatattgatgatgtggag GTTGACGGGTATCTTCACaacgaggaagaaacacagaacaaAAAGATTATCTGGGAGGAAATGAACAAAGAATACCGAGAG GAACAAGCTGCAAAGGAAGCTTTAGCGGCTGAATTGGCAGCGAGAGGTATATCTGTTGGAGAGGGACAACCGAAG AAACGGAAACGTAAGGAGGACAAGAACTCCACACCTGCTGAAACACCAGCAGAAGCAACATGCAACATGTTGAAACGGAAG GGACTTGGGTCAAAAATCAATGTTGAAGCTGTTAGTGGATTGTACAAT ACTGAAGACGAAGTTGGCAAAGCAAATGGCAAAGATGACATACACTTTGACGAGGAATATGAACAGGATATCGGTTATGGTGAAACATTTGATGCTAGTTACAACTATGGTCACGATGCTGATTACAactatgaaggctatgttgatgagGGTGGTGGCGGAGTCTATGATGATTATCATGACACTGATTACTAG